A window of the Corynebacterium minutissimum genome harbors these coding sequences:
- a CDS encoding YggT family protein: protein MNTLGSILILAVSLYSWILLARIVIEMIQSFSRQFNPPRWFMMVAEVLFVLTDPPVKALRKVIPPLQLGGIALDVSVIVLFLLLAILSRLIVWVFFGAGGLAV, encoded by the coding sequence GTGAATACTTTAGGTTCGATTCTCATTCTTGCTGTGAGCCTCTACTCGTGGATTCTGCTCGCACGCATCGTCATCGAGATGATTCAGTCCTTCTCGCGCCAATTCAACCCGCCGCGGTGGTTCATGATGGTGGCAGAAGTGCTGTTTGTACTTACTGATCCGCCCGTTAAGGCCCTGCGCAAGGTTATCCCGCCCTTGCAGCTGGGCGGCATTGCTCTCGATGTCTCGGTTATCGTACTGTTCCTGCTCTTGGCAATTCTCTCGCGACTGATTGTGTGGGTATTTTTTGGTGCTGGCGGGCTCGCAGTCTAA